A section of the Canis lupus baileyi chromosome 5, mCanLup2.hap1, whole genome shotgun sequence genome encodes:
- the NPPB gene encoding natriuretic peptides B, which produces MEPCTALPRALLLLLFLHLSPLGGRPHPLGGRSPTSEASEASEASGLWAMQELLGRLKDAVSELQAEQLALEPLHRSHSPAEAPEAGEERPVGVLAPHDNVLQALRRLRSPKMMHKSGCFGRRLDRIGSLSGLGCNVLRKY; this is translated from the exons ATGGAGCCCTGCACAGCGCTGCCCCgggccctcctgctcctcctgttCTTGCACCTGTCGCCACTCGGAGGCCGCCCCCACCCGCTGGGCGGCCGCAGCCCCACCTCGGAAGCCTCGGAAGCCTCGGAAGCCTCGGGGTTGTGGGCCATGCAG GAGCTGCTGGGCCGTCTGAAGGACGCAGTttcagagctgcaggcagagcaGTTGGCCCTGGAACCCCTGCACCGGAGCCACAGCCCCGCAGAAGCCCCGGAGGCCGGGGAGGAACGCCCCGTGGGGGTCCTTGCACCCCATGACAATGTCCTCCAGGCCCTGAGAAGACTACGCAGCCCCAAGATGATGCACAAGTCAGGGTGCTTTGGCCGGAGGCTGGACCGGATCGGCTCCCTCAGTGGCCTGGGCTGCAATG tgCTGAGAAAGTATTAA